Sequence from the Deltaproteobacteria bacterium genome:
ATGATGCCCAGGGAAAAGAGCTCCGGGGCGGCGAACAGCAGCACCAGCGGTTTCAGCACGGGAATGAGCATTCCGAGGATGACGGCGCCGACGACGCCCCCCAGCAGGGAAGAGAAATAAGCCGCGCCGAAGGCACGTCCGGCCTCTCCCTTTCGGGCCATGGGATGGCCATCCAGGATGGTGGCCTGGGAGCCGACGGTTCCCGGCACCGCGAACAACACCGAGGGGATGGTATCGGTGGTGACAGGGACCGATGAAAGGGCCACCAGCATGGCGATGGCGGCCGTGGGGTCCATGTCAAAGGTGAACGGCAACAGCAGGGCCAAGCCGACGACGCCCCCCAGTCCGGGTATGGCACCCAGCGCCATACCCACCAGGACGCCGAAAGTCATGAATAGCATCCGTTCCACGCTCAACAGCGCGGTCAGGCCATCGGCCATTGCTTCAAACACGTTGTGCTCCTAGCCTCGCTTGGAATGCCCCATGGAAGGACCTGCTGATACCCGCGCTCGCGGATATCAGCCGCGTTACATAACGGTTAAACCTGGGCTCTGTCAAACGAAGAGCATGATATCTCTAGGGAAAACACCGGCGACGGTCACGGTTTCCGCCGCGGTCACGGCTTGTATTCATAGGCTTCCGGCGCCGGCTTGTACGCCCGCGGCAGCCATAGCGGGCGGCGCAGGTTATTCGGGCCTGGGGCCGGCCGGGTCAGCTTGAGCCAGCGCTTGTACACTTCGTGGGACTTGTTGGTGTCCACGAAGATGTCGCCGTAGCGGTCGTCGCCCGTGGGTTTCTCCACCCGCACCTTCTGGTGCCAGCAGTGCTGTCCGCTGATGTTGTCGGGCTGCACCGGGAAGGTGAGGTTCTGGTGCACCCCGGCCTCCTGCCACCACACCCGGCCGGAGTCCTTGTCGGCGCTCTCGAAGGGCCGGACGCCGTGAACCTGCCGCATCATCCACTGGCCCGGCGCCAACTGCTCCAGGTTCACCAGGGCGGTGGCGAAGCGGCCGCCGCCGGTCTCCTCCTCGAGGCGCCAGCGGCCCAGGTGGTGCGAGCACGCCACCACGCCCGGGCGGATGCCCTCGGTGACCCATACCCGGTCCACGAAGTAGCCGATCTCGGTGTGCACCTTGACGAGGTCGCCGGTGTCGACTCCGAGGCGTTCGGCGTCGCTCGTATGCAGCCACACCGGATTCTTGTGCGAGATCTCGTAGAGCCACTTGGCGTTGGCCGAGCGGCTGTGGATCAGCGTGGGCAGCCGGAAGGTGGGGAGCAGCAGCATCTCGCCCTTGGCGGCGTCGATGTTGGAGCGGTGCACGTGGCTCTTGATGTAGCCGGGGTAGCGGTGCTCCGGATATTTCCACTCCTTCAACGTCTCCGAATAGAACTCCATCTTGCGCGACGGCGTGGGGAAGCCCGCGTAGCCCTTGCCGTCCACCTCTACCCCGATGACCGCGCCGCCCTTGGACACGACCTTGGTGACCGGGTCCACCGCGGCCTCGGCCATGTCGGCTTCCTTGATCTCGTTGGCGTGGCTGCTGTAGATGTTCTCGGCCACCAGGAAGGCGCCGTAGCGGCGCATGTATTCCAGCGGCGAGATGCCTTCCCTGGCCGCGGCCTCCGGCAGCCCGGGCACGCTGTTTTCGAACATCCACTGGTAGTACTCGGACACCGTGAGCTTCTCGCCCGGCCGGTAGGGCGACTCGAAGTACTTGCGGATACCCAGGGAGCCGTCGGGGTCGATACGCCAGGACAGCTCGATCCAGAACTCGTCCTCCTCCCACACC
This genomic interval carries:
- a CDS encoding tripartite tricarboxylate transporter permease, which encodes MFEAMADGLTALLSVERMLFMTFGVLVGMALGAIPGLGGVVGLALLLPFTFDMDPTAAIAMLVALSSVPVTTDTIPSVLFAVPGTVGSQATILDGHPMARKGEAGRAFGAAYFSSLLGGVVGAVILGMLIPVLKPLVLLFAAPELFSLGIMGISMVAILSGRVPLKGIVAGGMGLLLSMIGIDKQEGLLRWTFDSLYLFDGLNIIVVSLGIFALPELADMVIEGKQISSVPKQAMKGVGHGIRDVFANWWLMLRCAFLGTWVGII